In Porites lutea chromosome 1, jaPorLute2.1, whole genome shotgun sequence, a single genomic region encodes these proteins:
- the LOC140927934 gene encoding uncharacterized protein, giving the protein MYASKLFEVVQNHLPNIHAYADDTQIYLSFKPDSTAGEQDAITALQDCITDIRSWMIADRLKLNDDKTEFMIIGTRAQLDKVNVSEIVVGQAKVPAVTIVRNLRTWLDTNLTMSAHINETCQAAIYHYHLYNIKRISRYLSYDDRKSIVQAVIMSRIDYCNSLLVGVPSTQLSKLQHLQNAAAHLVSNVAKYDHITPALVNLHWLPVTYRVNFKIARLAHKCIYGNAPEYLKDLIKVKSTTRYNLRSDGEMLLEDYSARSKKTLGDRAFKVAAPRIWNILPKDIRKQDNYYTFKKRLKTLF; this is encoded by the coding sequence ATGTATGCAAGTAAACTCTTTGAGGTTGTTCAGAACCATCTCCCAAATATTCATGCTTACGCTGATGACACCCAGATATATTTATCTTTCAAGCCGGACTCTACTGCAGGGGAACAAGATGCTATCACTGCTCTTCAAGATTGCATTACAGATATTAGAAGTTGGATGATCGCAGATAGGTTAAAACTGAACGATGACAAGACGGAATTTATGATTATTGGCACACGCGCACAATTAGATAAAGTTAATGTATCTGAAATTGTGGTTGGCCAAGCAAAAGTGCCAGCTGTAACGATTGTTAGGAACCTCAGGACGTGGCTTGATACGAACCTCACCATGTCTGCACACATAAATGAAACGTGCCAAGCTGctatttatcattatcatctgTATAACATTAAACGCATTAGCAGGTATTTGAGTTATGATGACAGGAAGTCTATAGTTCAAGCAGTTATAATGTCACGTAtagattattgtaatagccTCTTGGTTGGTGTTCCGTCCACCCAGCTAAGTAAATTACAGCATTTACAAAATGCAGCGGCTCACCTTGTTAGTAACGTCGCAAAGTATGATCACATTACTCCTGCACTTGTTAATTTACATTGGCTTCCAGTAACGTATAGGGTAAATTTTAAGATAGCAAGGCTTGCTCATAAATGTATCTATGGCAATGCTCCCGAATACCTTAAGGATCTAATAAAAGTTAAGAGTACCACCAGATATAATCTTAGATCGGACGGGGAGATGTTACTCGAGGATTATAGCGCACGATCAAAGAAGACACTTGGAGACAGGGCTTTCAAAGTAGCCGCCCCTAGAATCTGGAACATTTTACCGAAGGACATTAGGAAACAGGACAACTATTATACTTTTAAGAAACGGCTAAAGACATTATTTTAA